One genomic window of Elaeis guineensis isolate ETL-2024a chromosome 2, EG11, whole genome shotgun sequence includes the following:
- the LOC105038396 gene encoding transcription factor GTE4 isoform X6, producing the protein MASGPPVGGAGGGEGSWEKHRWAVDSKVYTRKSHNKNHPKPSGGGAAHDPPPPDPSSKQTLATTTDDVHSSLQQHPPVPHHHRPRPATSDEDACSLNHRPPPDPSKNHSSCRSPNGQHRVVTISVASRPRHEVRELRRRLIAELEQVRSVVKRLEAHESQPSTTAAPASQLSVNEVITPLSSKRAAANSEAASTTAAPLRRQLGVSVPENSVDELLEKEKRTPKANQLYRNSDFVLGKEKFPAPGLHGHKKSKANGSKKHSTGEMNRGAQMLDKKLDAHAFKSCSALLQKLMKHKYGWVFNTPVDVKGLGLNDYYSIIKHPMDLGTVKSRLSKNWYGTPSEFAEDVRLTFHNAVTYNPKGQDAHFMAEQLSQIFEQQWLTIEAEYTYLSHPPRPTITTTKKAQQVDMRTTLEKLDSTVRPMVVDLKPHQVNYTRHVGRPPALKKPKAKDPNKRDMTFDEKQRLSHRLQSLPSEKLDNVVQIIEKRNSSLSQHDDEIEVDIDSVDADTLWELDRFVTNYKKSLSKNKRKAELANLARAEAEHQTLERIEEKIPDAVVVEVPKERKTDIITC; encoded by the exons ATGGCTTCTGGGCCTCCGGTGGGCGGTGCCGGCGGAGGCGAAGGTTCCTGGGAGAAGCACCGGTGGGCGGTGGATAGCAAGGTCTACACCCGCAAGTCCCACAACAAGAACCACCCCAAGCCTTCCGGCGGCGGCGCCGCCCATGACCCCCCGCCTCCTGACCCCTCCTCCAAGCAAACCCTCGCCACTACCACCGACGACGTGCATTCTTCCCTCCAGCAGCACCCTCCGGTGCCCCACCACCACCGTCCCCGCCCCGCCACTTCGGACGAGGACGCTTGCAGCCTCAACCACCGCCCTCCGCCGGACCCCTCCAAGAACCACTCCAGCTGCCGCTCCCCCAATGGCCAGCACCGAGTCGTCACCATCAGCGTCGCCTCCCGGCCTCGCCATGAAGTCCGCGAGCTCCGACGGCGGCTCATCGCGGAGCTCGAGCAGGTTCGCTCCGTCGTCAAGAGGCTCGAGGCCCACGAATCCCAGCCTTCCACCACCGCCGCCCCGGCCTCCCAGCTCTCTGTCAACGAAGTCATTACACCTCTCTCTTCCAAGAGAGCTGCCGCGAATTCGGAGGCAGCATCCACCACCGCGGCCCCGCTCCGCCGCCAGCTCGGCGTATCGGTGCCAGAAAATAGCGTCGATGAGCTTTTGGAGAAAGAGAAGCGGACGCCCAAGGCCAACCAGCTGTACCGGAACTCCGATTTCGTCCTTGGAAAGGAGAAGTTCCCGGCGCCGGGGCTTCATGGTCACAAGAAATCAAAGGCCAATGGAAGCAAGAAGCACTCGACGGGAGAGATGAACCGCGGTGCTCAAATGCTCGACAAGAAGCTCGACGCCCATGCCTTCAAGAGCTGCAGCGCTCTGCTCCAGAAGCTGATGAAGCATAAGTATGGGTGGGTGTTCAACACGCCAGTTGACGTGAAGGGCCTCGGCCTAAATGATTACTACAGCATCATCAAGCACCCAATGGACCTCGGCACCGTGAAGTCCCGGCTATCCAAGAACTGGTACGGGACCCCCTCAGAGTTCGCTGAGGACGTCAGACTGACCTTCCACAATGCCGTGACCTACAATCCCAAGGGGCAGGATGCCCACTTCATGGCTGAGCAGCTCTCCCAAATCTTCGAGCAACAGTGGCTTACTATTGAGGCTGAGTACACCTATCTCTCGCATCCCCCGCGTCCGACCATCACCACCACCAAGAAGGCTCAGCAGGTTGACATGAGAACGACCCTCGAGAAGTTGGACTCCACTGTCCGCCCAATGGTGGTCGATTTGAAGCCGCACCAGGTGAATTATACCCGACATGTTGGTCGGCCTCCAGCCTTGAAGAAGCCAAAGGCTAAGGACCCAAACAAGAGGGATATGACATTTGACGAGAAGCAGCGGCTGAGCCATCGTCTGCAGAGCCTGCCATCAGAGAAGCTGGATAACGTCGTTCAGATTATCGAGAAGAGAAACTCCTCTCTGAGCCAGCATGATGATGAAATTGAGGTGGATATTGACAGTGTGGATGCAGACACTCTTTGGGAGCTTGATAGATTTGTGACCAATTACAAAAAGAGTCTGAGTAAGAACAAGAGGAAGGCTGAGCTTGCCAATCTAGCCAGAGCAGAGGCCGAGCACCAAACCCTGGAAAGAATAGAGGAAAAG ATTCCTGATGCTGTTGTCGTGGAAGTGCCCAAGGAAAGGAAGACAG